One segment of Brassica napus cultivar Da-Ae chromosome C3, Da-Ae, whole genome shotgun sequence DNA contains the following:
- the LOC106385970 gene encoding uncharacterized protein LOC106385970 isoform X1 — protein sequence MDDIQVHHFSHDHGLSRINVSVDREECRQVCEACILPIDMGTFLGCKECSFALHEESARLPPEMEHPLHRHRITVQVQRNINEGFFTCSACKQDSCGFMYQCCQEECGFKIDVKCASFTDPFKHKPHKCPLYLRLEDLGNRKSYLCCGCHEYSTTVATCIKCKDSSFDFKCLNLPPVIRYKYDIHPLTLYFDRKRYEKQQLEKFWKSNFLGWGRDRLPYSWCDVCEEEVHEYLLFYICFDCRTTIHVKCILGSYPYMKPSHKIKVNGLKIQIASNTGSSRPICHTCHSLCRDKLVFKENGLCFCSLMCIHSTKLVLRSE from the coding sequence ATGGATGACATACAAGTACATCATTTTAGCCACGACCATGGCTTATCGAGAATCAACGTCAGTGTTGACCGTGAAGAATGTAGACAGGTATGTGAAGCATGTATCCTTCCTATTGATATGGGTACTTTCTTGGGTTGCAAGGAATGCAGTTTTGCCCTCCACGAAGAAAGTGCTCGCCTTCCACCGGAGATGGAGCATCCGTTACACCGCCATCGGATAACCGTGCAGGTCCAAAGGAACATCAACGAAGGGTTTTTCACCTGTTCTGCCTGTAAGCAGGATTCTTGTGGTTTTATGTATCAATGTTGCCAAGAAGAGTGTGGGTTCAAGATAGATGTTAAGTGTGCTTCCTTTACCGACCCATTTAAGCATAAACCCCACAAATGCCCTCTCTATCTTAGACTAGAAGATCTTGGTAACAGAAAGTCTTACTTGTGTTGTGGTTGCCATGAATATTCAACTACTGTGGCAACTTGTATCAAATGTAAAGACTCCTCCTTTGATTTCAAATGCTTGAACTTACCTCCTGTGATCAGATATAAGTATGATATACATCCACTTACGCTATACTTTGATAGAAAACGCTACGAGAAACAACAGCTGGAAAAGTTTTGGAAAAGTAACTTCTtaggttggggaagagatagACTCCCATACTCTTGGTGTGacgtttgtgaagaagaagtaCACGAATATTTATTGTTCTACATATGTTTTGATTGTCGCACCACTATACATGTTAAGTGCATCTTAGGAAGTTATCCTTATATGAAACCTAGCCATAAGATCAAAGTGAACGGTCTCAAGATTCAGATAGCTTCAAACACTGGTTCTTCTCGGCCAATTTGTCATACATGTCACAGTCTCTGCCGAGACAAGTTGGTATTCAAGGAGAATGGtttatgtttttgttctttGATGTGTATTCATTCTACCAAACTTGTTCTTCGGagtgaataa
- the LOC106384530 gene encoding uncharacterized protein LOC106384530 — translation MELELPKRLYAEGLEPQVKKVNNCCRMELIRDLKKAMSAEYNDVKIDPVFKHIMAIAENKLKFSGKLVDSFLCKQLITSKMHEKWFVFARTPLRFSLQEYHAMTGLKVSRESSSDVVTWKNDGGFWSNLLRTGDKITLKSIRKVHLKEVHKWTRIDRMRLVYLCVIMGVVMGRDEKVNIPDMYIKLVMDLDKLRKFHWGLHSYDFLLSSIEKARKKLGKKNSYIFEGFSYAFQIWIMEAIPDFGEICGSKVSDSFSGPRCGNWKGVAKGDLFSVISVSGNGDVLRDADYTRKDEMDNERVDLLLDRIKYRFDWSNTEWPVIEAEETEMEEADTESEADKSVDDTDIAADVETSSVNVAGRGKRKIQDEGAETRKKKLLCKRTAEKNRVLIVKRRVSLRV, via the exons ATGGAGTTAGAGCTACCTAAGCGACTGTATGCAGAGGGTTTGGAACCTCAGGTCAAGAAGGTCAACAATTGCTGCCGCATGGAACTTATCAGGGATCTGAAGAAAGCTATGTCTGCAGAGTACAATGATGTGAAGATAGATCCGGTTTTTAAACACATCATGGCTATTGCGGAAAACAAGCTCAAGTTTTCAGGGAAATTGGTGGATAGTTTCTTATGTAAGCAGCTGATTACCTCGAAGATGCATGAGAAGTGGTTTGTCTTTGCGAGGACGCCTCTCCGGTTTTCCCTTCAGGAGTACCATGCTATGACAGGCCTCAAAGTTTCTCGGGAAAGTAGCAGTGATGTTGTAACATGGAAAAATGACGGAGGGTTTTGGAGTAACCTACTAAGGACAGGTGATAAGATCACGTTGAAGTCGATCAGAAAGGTGCATCTAAAAGAAGTTCACAAGTGGACTCGGATTGATAGGATGAGGTTGGTCTACCTGTGTGTGATAATGGGTGTGGTGAtggggagagatgagaaggtgAACATCCCTGATATGTACATCAAATTGGTGATGGACCTTGACAAGCTCCGCAAGTTCCATTGGGGTCTTCACTCCTATGACTTCCTGCTGAGTTCTATTGAGAAGGCTAGGAAGAAGTTGGGTAAGAAGAACAGCTACATTTTCGAGGGTTTCTCCTATGCTTTCCAGATTTGGATTATGGAAGCAATTCCAGATTTTGGAGAAATATGTGGCAGCAAAGTCTCGGACAGTTTCAGCGGTCCAAGGTGTGGAAATTGGAAAGGAGTTGCAAAA GGAGACTTGTTCTCTGTAATTTCAGTGAGTGGCAATGGTGATGTGTTGAGGGATGCTGATTATACAAGGAAGGATGAGATGGACAATGAACGTGTGGACCTTCTTCTCGATAGGATTAAATACAGGTTTGATTGGAGCAACACAGAATGGCCAGTTATAGAGGCTGAAGAGACTGAGATGGAGGAAGCCGATACAGAGTCGGAAGCTGATAAGAGTGTGGATGATACTGATATTGCAGCAGACGTGGAGACATCTTCGGTTAATGTTGCTGGAAGAGGCAAGAGAAAGATTCAGGATGAAGGAGCCGAgacaagaaagaagaagttgCTGTGTAAGCGAACAGcagaaaaaaacagagtattGATCGTGAAGCGAAGAGTTTCATTGAGGGTTTAG
- the LOC106385970 gene encoding uncharacterized protein LOC106385970 isoform X2, translating to MNPKDITAKRFYFDYILHYLSIRVPYKRKHMARRTSYLQHRIPVLKIREGPYTQLGYAQQRRSVKAHDILTESHTRHALQERTCDSREVVCKLCGNGVSYGSTTYYCRLCRSYFHKDCLTITSPKIHEHTLTYLQRKHSFGCDACGFVRPDEIDMFGCLQCDFFVHRSCIFLPRVIKLTRHSHYLSHVFHILDDEAKCGVCQGRFSSGYGGYACIDKTCDYVVHSTCATNINVWDGIDVEGEFKEVRCCGFFIRRDG from the exons atgAACCCTAAAGATATTACGGCTAAACGATTCTACTTCGATTATATCTTACATTATTTAAGCATTAGGGTAccttacaaaagaaaacacatgGCTCGCCGGACAAGCTACTTGCAACATCGAATTCCGGTGCTGAAAATAAGGGAAGGACCTTACACGCAGCTAGGCTACGCGCAGCAGCGGAG ATCCGTCAAGGCACATGACATCCTTACAGAATCTCACACACGTCATGCTCTTCAAGAACGTACATGCGACAGTAGAGAGGTCGTTTGCAAACTTTGTGGAAATGGTGTTTCTTATGGGTCAACCACTTACTATTGTCGTCTATGTAGATCCTATTTTCACAAGGATTGTCTTACAATAACTTCCCCAAAGATTCATGAGCATACACTCACCTACCTTCAAAGAAAACACTCATTCGGTTGCGATGCTTGTGGATTCGTCCGTCCAGATGAGATTGATATGTTCGGATGTTTACAATGCGATTTCTTTGTTCACAGAAGTTGCATCTTCTTACCGAGGGTTATAAAACTCACACGTCACTCACATTATCTTTCTCACGTTTTTCATATACTTGATGATGAGGCCAAGTGTGGAGTTTGTCAGGGACGGTTTAGTTCAGGCTATGGAGGATATGCTTGTATTGACAAAACATGTGATTATGTTGTCCATTCTACATGTGCGACAAATATCAACGTGTGGGATGGAATAGATGTCGAAGGAGAATTTAAGGAAGTGAGATGCTGTGGTTTCTTCATTAGAAGAGATGGATGA
- the LOC106385970 gene encoding uncharacterized protein LOC106385970 isoform X3 codes for MRWLLYKVCIFLIYSYHIKSIRVPYKRKHMARRTSYLQHRIPVLKIREGPYTQLGYAQQRRSVKAHDILTESHTRHALQERTCDSREVVCKLCGNGVSYGSTTYYCRLCRSYFHKDCLTITSPKIHEHTLTYLQRKHSFGCDACGFVRPDEIDMFGCLQCDFFVHRSCIFLPRVIKLTRHSHYLSHVFHILDDEAKCGVCQGRFSSGYGGYACIDKTCDYVVHSTCATNINVWDGIDVEGEFKEVRCCGFFIRRDG; via the exons ATGCGGTGGTTATTGTATaaagtttgtatttttcttatatacagTTATCATATCAAAAG CATTAGGGTAccttacaaaagaaaacacatgGCTCGCCGGACAAGCTACTTGCAACATCGAATTCCGGTGCTGAAAATAAGGGAAGGACCTTACACGCAGCTAGGCTACGCGCAGCAGCGGAG ATCCGTCAAGGCACATGACATCCTTACAGAATCTCACACACGTCATGCTCTTCAAGAACGTACATGCGACAGTAGAGAGGTCGTTTGCAAACTTTGTGGAAATGGTGTTTCTTATGGGTCAACCACTTACTATTGTCGTCTATGTAGATCCTATTTTCACAAGGATTGTCTTACAATAACTTCCCCAAAGATTCATGAGCATACACTCACCTACCTTCAAAGAAAACACTCATTCGGTTGCGATGCTTGTGGATTCGTCCGTCCAGATGAGATTGATATGTTCGGATGTTTACAATGCGATTTCTTTGTTCACAGAAGTTGCATCTTCTTACCGAGGGTTATAAAACTCACACGTCACTCACATTATCTTTCTCACGTTTTTCATATACTTGATGATGAGGCCAAGTGTGGAGTTTGTCAGGGACGGTTTAGTTCAGGCTATGGAGGATATGCTTGTATTGACAAAACATGTGATTATGTTGTCCATTCTACATGTGCGACAAATATCAACGTGTGGGATGGAATAGATGTCGAAGGAGAATTTAAGGAAGTGAGATGCTGTGGTTTCTTCATTAGAAGAGATGGATGA
- the LOC125583618 gene encoding uncharacterized protein LOC125583618 isoform X1, with the protein MVKAAKTDLDQARVRISELEAEVTRLGSKADAQQGEIESQKLDIQVKSRRINDLEAARKIAEHQVRELIASSRDSQKNKEAEVKLAVREGKKEVAEAYGKILVCVKEKFARKKDEVDALVYAQELQANADLLKDMLNNKIQSVEEEYNQLVALLPEATTAYEKAQVSDFSVSKLPLPQISESSAPVEAAIGGDGNVVDEGVPAGAGDPIQEEKED; encoded by the exons ATGGTTAAGGCAGCCAAAACCGATCTTGACCAAGCCCGGGTTCGAATTTCTGAACTCGAAGCCGAAGTGACGAGGCTAGGCTCGAAGGCCGATGCTCAGCAAGGAGAGATCGAGAGTCAAAAGCTCGATATCCAGGTGAAGAGCAGGAGGATCAATGATTTAGAGGCTGCTCGAAAGATAGCTGAGCATCAAGTACGTGAACTCATTGCCTCATCCCGGGATAGCCAGAAGAACAAGGAAGCTGAAGTCAAGCTGGCTGTCAGGGAAGGGAAGAAAGAAGTCGCCGAAGCTTACGGCAAGATCCTGGTCTGTGTTAAGGAGAAGTTTGCTAGGAAGAAAGATGAGGTCGACGCTTTGGTGTACGCTCAGGAGCTCCAAGCTAATGCCGACCTCTTGAAGGATATGCTGAACAACAAGATCCAAAGCGTTGAAGAGGAGTACAACCAATTGGTGGCCTTATTACCAGAAGCGACAACTGCGTATGAGAAGGCTCAAGTCTCTGACTTCTCGGTCAGCAAGCTTCCTCTTCCCCAGATCTCGGAGAGTTCAG CTCCAGTCGAGGCAGCAATAGGAGGTGACGGCAATGTGGTCGATGAGGGAGTTCCTGCCGGTGCTGGTGATCCGATTcaggaagagaaggaagattga
- the LOC106384531 gene encoding uncharacterized protein LOC106384531, with the protein MVLEDFDMEEDSLPDLELSYLPTELINTSTCPPVIIANDRQLQNFVGFVQKCVSTQLCVKSKVKVENLNEPDFDLNKLPADSSTAQEEGNSVGRGNEPAPVFVERQCEKKKEKIRRVEVDEDAYDVDTMISAKEDKHNMSKYSLLNVVKKGQLFENKTLLKATFEICAMKHNFHYEVIKTNRQLWYVRCEDNACNWCVRAECLKDSTYFIIKKYVGEHTCAPSSKTKPGKTASAKTIGSLIMHRYEGVKEGPKCNDIIQIMRMDHGCEITKSLAWDAREYAVSAVRGIPEKSYGKIPKYLHMLREANPGTHSSYEIDSKGRFQYLFIAFGQSIRGFNRVIRRVIVVDGTFLKNKYKGVLLVATAVDGNSNLYPLAFGVVDSENENSWEWFMRQLNIVIADDHHLAFISDRHAAIAKALETVYPLAKHGICIHHLLNNVVTYYHGKGLVGLVAKASKVYRVADFEKTFANVCNISPAIGKYLRDVEVQKWARCQFSGYRYDIRTTKPAESINSALRSPREYPIIPLLDSVREMLTRWFCNRKKKISKHNHPLTKDVEKKIERKTKKGKTFAVYHVSDGRLLVRGDKINCLVDLDRRTCSCGKYNMMKIPCRHTIKAGFHVGRQQHTLTDLFYTTEAWREAYHESINPIAVPEDAWSIPEDVVEVNVLPTESRKSVGRNRKRRYETVEDKIRSSQTSQKRQPRKCSRCGISGHNRTTCWYVQVCKLWYLKVQYCIVSYAFEFEFEFV; encoded by the exons ATGGTTTTGGAGGattttgatatggaagaagatagcTTACCCGATTTGGAGTTGAGTTATCTACCTACTGAGTTGATCAATACATCAACATGTCCACCTGTAATCATTGCAAATGATCGGCAGCTTCAGaattttgttggttttgttCAAAAGTGTGTTTCTACTCAATTGTGTGTAAAATCTAAGGTCAAAGTTGAGAATCTGAATGAACCAGACTTTGATCTTAACAAGTTGCCAGCTGATTCAAGTACTGCTCAAGAGGAGGGAAACTCGGTTGGTAGGGGGAACGAACCAGCTCCTGTGTTTGTTGAGAGGCAGTgcgagaaaaagaaagaaaagattagaAGAGTCGAAGTTGATGAGGATGCCTATGATGTTGATACCATGATCTCGGCCAAAGAGGACAAACATAATATGTCAAAGTATTCTCTGCTCAATGTTGTTAAGAAGGGACAATTGTTTGAGAACAAAACTTTGCTGAAGGCGACTTTCGAGATATGTGCAATGAAGCATAACTTTCACTACGAGGTTATCAAAACGAATAGACAACTTTGGTATGTTAGATGTGAGGATAATGCATGCAATTGGTGTGTTCGAGCAGAGTGTTTGAAGGATTCTacatatttcattattaaaaagtaTGTCGGTGAACATACATGCGCACCTTCAAGCAAAACCAAACCAGGTAAGACTGCTTCGGCCAAAACTATAGGCAGTCTGATTATGCATAGGTATGAAGGCGTTAAGGAAGGGCCGAAATGCAATGATATAATTCAGATTATGCGTATGGATCATGGCTGTGAGATCACGAAATCTTTAGCATGGGATGCTCGTGAATATGCGGTTAGTGCAGTTAGAGGTATTCCGGAGAAAAGTTATGGAAAAATACCGAAATACTTGCACATGCTGAGAGAGGCTAATCCGGGTACACATTCATCTTATGAGATTGACAGCAAAGGGAGATTTCAGTACCTGTTTATTGCATTTGGGCAATCAATACGAGGATTTAACAGAGTCATAAGGAGGGTTATTGTGGTTGATGGCACTTTTCTGAAGAACAAATACAAAGGAGTTCTACTGGTTGCTACTGCTGTAGACGGAAATTCTAATTTGTATCCTCTTGCATTCGGAGTAGTCGACTCAGAGAATGAAaattcttgggaatggtttatgaGACAACTAAATATTGTCATTGCTGATGATCATCATTTGGCTTTTATTTCGGACAGACATGCGGCCATTGCTAAGGCGCTTGAGACTGTGTACCCACTAGCTAAACATGGTATTTGCATTCAtcatttgttgaataatgtgGTAACATATTACCATGGGAAAGGACTTGTTGGGTTGGTTGCAAAGGCGTCCAAGGTTTATAGAGTTGCTGATTTTGAAAAGACATTTGCTAATGTGTGCAATATCAGTCCGGCAATTGGAAAATACCTAAGGGATGTTGAAGTCCAAAAGTGGGCAAGATGTCAATTCTCTGGATATAGATATGACATAAGGACAACCAAGCCTGCCGAATCCATCAACTCTGCTTTGCGTTCGCCGAGAGAGTATCCAATCATTCCCTTGTTGGACAGTGTCAGGGAAATGTTGACTCGGTGGTTTTGTAACCGTAAGAAAAAGATTTCAAAGCATAATCATCCTCTCACCAAAGATGTGGAGAAAAAGATTGAAAGGAAAACCAAGAAAGGCAAAACATTTGCAGTTTACCATGTCAGCGATGGTCGATTGCTTGTTAGAGGTGATAAAATCAACTGTTTAGTTGATTTGGATAGACGTACTTGCTCATGTGGGAAGTACAACATGATGAAGATACCTTGTCGGCACACAATTAAAGCTGGTTTTCATGTTGGCAGACAGCAACACACATTGACTGATTTATTTTACACTACAGAAGCTTGGCGAGAAGCTTATCATGAAAGCATCAATCCTATTGCTGTTCCTGAGGATGCTTGGTCTATACCAGAAGATGTTGTCGAAGTCAATGTGCTACCAACAGAGTCAAGAAAATCAGTTGGAAGGAATAGAAAACGCAGATATGAAACTGTTGAAGATAAAATTCGGTCATCGCAAACATCACAAAAGAGGCAGCCTCGCAAGTGTAGTAGATGTGGTATCAGTGGGCACAACAGAACAACTT GTTGGTATGTTCAAGTATGCAAGTTGTGGTATTTGAAAGTGCAGTATTGCATTGTCTC TTATgcttttgagtttgagtttgagtttgtttGA
- the LOC125583618 gene encoding uncharacterized protein LOC125583618 isoform X2, with the protein MVKAAKTDLDQARVRISELEAEVTRLGSKADAQQGEIESQKLDIQVKSRRINDLEAARKIAEHQVRELIASSRDSQKNKEAEVKLAVREGKKEVAEAYGKILVCVKEKFARKKDEVDALVYAQELQANADLLKDMLNNKIQSVEEEYNQLVALLPEATTAYEKAQVSDFSVSKLPLPQISESSVEAAIGGDGNVVDEGVPAGAGDPIQEEKED; encoded by the exons ATGGTTAAGGCAGCCAAAACCGATCTTGACCAAGCCCGGGTTCGAATTTCTGAACTCGAAGCCGAAGTGACGAGGCTAGGCTCGAAGGCCGATGCTCAGCAAGGAGAGATCGAGAGTCAAAAGCTCGATATCCAGGTGAAGAGCAGGAGGATCAATGATTTAGAGGCTGCTCGAAAGATAGCTGAGCATCAAGTACGTGAACTCATTGCCTCATCCCGGGATAGCCAGAAGAACAAGGAAGCTGAAGTCAAGCTGGCTGTCAGGGAAGGGAAGAAAGAAGTCGCCGAAGCTTACGGCAAGATCCTGGTCTGTGTTAAGGAGAAGTTTGCTAGGAAGAAAGATGAGGTCGACGCTTTGGTGTACGCTCAGGAGCTCCAAGCTAATGCCGACCTCTTGAAGGATATGCTGAACAACAAGATCCAAAGCGTTGAAGAGGAGTACAACCAATTGGTGGCCTTATTACCAGAAGCGACAACTGCGTATGAGAAGGCTCAAGTCTCTGACTTCTCGGTCAGCAAGCTTCCTCTTCCCCAGATCTCGGAGAGTTCAG TCGAGGCAGCAATAGGAGGTGACGGCAATGTGGTCGATGAGGGAGTTCCTGCCGGTGCTGGTGATCCGATTcaggaagagaaggaagattga
- the LOC125574986 gene encoding probable beta-1,4-xylosyltransferase IRX9H, translating into MASIRRTLSPVYHDRHYENGGAPFSPSSTSSSPSQKSSGKHSSSSDPKASRRGPWRRPFYQFLAFFLIGFVLGMTPYGQIDDVNGTDRFNFEIKPPNVEESLKRREEVAVDGVSFSAESKNKKEEDFAPRKLVIVVTPTYNRAMQAYYLNRVAQTLRLVEPPVLWIVVEGNAASFETSEILRKTGVMYRHLVCKRNTTSIKDRGVHQRNTALEHIELHKLDGVVYFADDDNIYSLELFQSLRHIRRFGTWPVAMLAPSKNKAILEGPVCNGSQVIGWHTNEKSKRLRRFHVDMSGFAFNSTILWDPKRWRRPFSHPTRQLDTVKEGFQETTFIEQVVADESDMEGVPPACSRILNWHLHLDALDVPYPQGWVVQKNLEALITVK; encoded by the exons ATGGCTTCAATCCGGCGAACTCTCTCGCCGGTGTACCACGATCGTCATTACGAGAACGGAGGCGCACCGTTCTCCCCCTCCTCCACGTCATCATCCCCCTCTCAGAAGAGCAGCGGCAAACACAGCTCCTCCTCTGATCCCAAAGCCTCCCGCAGAGGTCCATGGCGACGACCGTTTTACCAATTCCTCGCTTTCTTCCTCATCGGATTCGTATTAGGTATGACACCGTACGGTCAAATCGATGACGTGAACGGCACCGATCGGTTCAATTTCGAGATCAAACCGCCGAACGTCGAAGAATCGTTGAAACGACGGGAAGAGGTAGCCGTGGACGGAGTAAGCTTCTCGGCGGAATCGAAGAATAAGAAGGAGGAGGATTTTGCGCCGAGGAAGCTTGTAATCGTGGTGACGCCAACGTACAACCGAGCGATGCAGGCGTATTACTTGAACAGAGTTGCTCAGACGCTGAGGCTAGTGGAGCCTCCTGTGCTGTGGATAGTGGTGGAGGGGAATGCGGCGTCGTTTGAGACCTCGGAGATTCTGAGGAAGACTGGGGTGATGTATAGGCACTTGGTTTGCAAGAGGAACACGACGAGTATTAAGGATAGAGGTGTTCACCAGAGGAACACTGCGTTGGAACATATCGAGTTGCATAAGCTCGATGGTGTTGTTTACTTTGCTGATGATGATAATATCTACTCGCTTGAGCTGTTTCAGAGCTTGAGACACATAAG ACGATTTGGAACTTGGCCTGTCGCAATGCTAGCGCCAAGCAAGAACAAGGCAATTCTTGAAGGTCCAGTATGCAACGGAAGTCAAGTAATTGGATGGCACACTAATGAGAAGAGCAAAAGACTACGCAGGTTCCATGTTGATATGTCTGGATTTGCTTTCAACAGCACTATACTCTGGGACCCCAAAAGATGGCGACGTCCCTTTTCACATCCAACTCGCCAGCTAGACACCGTGAAGGAAGGTTTCCAA GAGACAACATTTATAGAGCAGGTGGTGGCAGATGAAAGCGACATGGAAGGTGTTCCACCAGCTTGCTCGAGGATACTGAACTGGCATCTTCACTTGGATGCCTTGGATGTCCCTTATCCACAAGGGTGGGTGGTCCAGAAGAATCTTGAAGCTCTCATAACTGTGAAGTAG
- the LOC106384529 gene encoding glutathione S-transferase T3-like codes for MDSYPFSSHSKFVELFSQQTLFFGNNEDSVELSSSQIPFQSSLGTDASNYGGDTAAECKGRRKWTPTDDVVLISSCLNTSKDPVVGNEKKSSDFWKRIAAYFADIPLVAAGCEEREPNHCKQRWHMINDLVSKFCGSYEAATREKTSGQNETDVLKLAHQIFYNNYKQRFTLEHAWKELRHDQK; via the coding sequence ATGGATTCTTATCCATTTTCTTCTCACTCAAAGTTTGTTGAACTATTTAGTCAACAAACTCTTTTCTTTGGTAACAATGAAGATAGTGTTGAACTATCTTCATCACAAATTCCATTTCAAAGTAGTCTTGGGACCGATGCTTCAAACTATGGGGGAGACACTGCGGCGGAGTGTAAAGGAAGACGCAAATGGACACCAACGGATGACGTGGTCCTGATCAGTTCGTGTTTAAACACGAGCAAGGATCCAGTGGTTGGGAACGAGAAAAAATCCTCCGATTTTTGGAAAAGGATAGCTGCCTACTTCGCTGATATTCCTCTGGTTGCTGCTGGCTGTGAAGAGAGAGAGCCAAACCATTGCAAGCAACGATGGCACATGATCAATGACCTTGTGTCAAAGTTCTGTGGCTCGTACGAAGCGGCTACTAGAGAGAAAACGAGCGGCCAGAACGAGACTGATGTCCTCAAGCTTGCTCATCAAATCTTCTACAACAACTACAAGCAGAGATTCACTCTTGAACACGCTTGGAAGGAACTGCGCCACGACCAGAAGTAG